A genomic stretch from Tenrec ecaudatus isolate mTenEca1 chromosome 17, mTenEca1.hap1, whole genome shotgun sequence includes:
- the SLC5A6 gene encoding sodium-dependent multivitamin transporter isoform X2, with product MTAGPGHSVDMMGATSTSAPLELTSKPGVATSTFSVVDYVVFALLLLLSLAIGLYHAYRGWGRQTIGQLLMADRKMGCFPVALSLLATFQSAVAILGVPSEIYTFGTQYWFLGCSYFLGLLIPAHIFIPVFYRLHLTSAYEYLELRFNKAVRICGTVTFIFQMVIYMGVVLYAPSLALNAVTGFDLWLSVLTLGIVCAFYTALGGLKAVIWTDVFQTLVMFLGQLAVIIVGSAKVGGLGHVWEVAAQNGRISGIELDPDPFVRHTFWTLAFGGVFMMLSLYGVNQAQVQRYLSSRTERAAVLSCYAVFPCQQVVLCMGCLIGLVMYAYYQEYPKSAQQAQAAPDQFVLYFVMDILKGLPGLPGLFVACLFSGSLSTISSAFNSLATVTMEDLIRPRFPEFSEAQATRLSKIIAFCYGLFCLGMAYVSSQMGPVLQAAISIFGMVGGPLLGLFCLGMFFPCANPLGAIVGLLAGLLMAFWIGIGSIVTSMGSGVPPSAPNSSSLSLPTNMTTVTMATLIPLTTVSRPTGLQRLYKLSYLWYSAHNSTTVIVVGLLVSLLTGGMRGRTLNPGTIYPVWPKLLALLPLSCQKRLSCKSYSQDSPVGSPVCPEKMGNGMLWGSRNQEALAVPEAGSTHQGSSPTFILQETSL from the exons ATGACTGCTGGTCCAGGACACAGTGTGGACATGATGGGGGCAACgagcacctcagcccctcttgagcTAACCTCAAAGCCAGGCGTGGCCACCTCCACCTTCTCCGTTGTGGATTATGTGGTGTtcgccctgctgctgctgctctccctTGCCATTGGGCTCTACCATGCCTACCGTGGCTGGGGCCGCCAAACCATTGGTCAGCTGCTGATGGCCGACCGCAAGATGGGCTGCTTTCCCGTGGCACTGTCCCTGCTGGCCACTTTCCAGTCCGCTGTGGCTATCCTAGGAGTCCCATCGGAAATCTACACATTTGGGACCCAGTATTGGTTCCTGGGCTGCTCCTATTTCCTGGGGCTGCTGATCCCTGCCCACATCTTCATCCCGGTCTTCTACCGGCTGCATCTGACCAGTGCCTATGAG TACCTGGAGCTCCGATTCAATAAAGCGGTGCGGATTTGTGGAACTGTGACCTTCATCTTTCAGATG GTGATCTACATGGGGGTTGTACTCTATGCACCGTCACTGGCCCTCAATGCAG TGACCGGCTTTGATCTGTGGCTCTCGGTGCTGACCCTAGGCATAGTCTGTGCCTTCTACACTGCTCTG GGTGGGCTGAAGGCCGTTATCTGGACAGATGTGTTCCAGACACTGGTCATGTTCCTAGGGCAGCTGGCAGTTATCATCGTGGGCTCAGCTAAGGTGGGCGGTCTGGGGCATGTGTGGGAGGTGGCTGCCCAGAACGGCCGCATCTCTGGCATCGA GCTGGATCCAGACCCTTTCGTACGGCACACCTTCTGGACGCTGGCCTTTGGGGGCGTGTTCATGATGCTCTCCTTGTATGGGGTGAACCAGGCCCAGGTGCAGCGCTACCTCAGCTCCCGCACGGAGAGGGCAGCTGTGCT CTCCTGCTACGCCGTGTTCCCCTGCCAGCAGGTGGTCCTATGCATGGGCTGCCTCATTGGCCTGGTCATGTACGCCTATTACCAGGAATATCCCAAGAGTGCCCAGCAGGCCCAAGCAGCCCCCGATCAG TTTGTCCTGTACTTTGTGATGGATATCCTGAAGGGCCTGCCGGGGCTGCCCGGACTTTTTGTTGCCTGCCTCTTCAGTGGTTCGCTCAG CACCATATCTTCAGCTTTTAATTCACTGGCTACAGTGACGATGGAAGACCTCATTCGACCCAGATTCCCTGAGTTCTCGGAAGCCCAGGCCACCCGGCTTTCCAAGATCATTG CCTTTTGCTACGGACTGTTTTGTCTGGGAATGGCCTATGTTTCCTCCCAAATGGGACCTGTGTTGCAG GCAGCAATCAGCATCTTTGGCATGGTCGGGGGGCCGCTGCTCGGACTCTTTTGTCTTGGGATGTTCTTTCCTTGTGCCAACCCCTTG GGAGCCATAGTGGGCCTGTTGGCGGGACTGCTCATGGCCTTCTGGATCGGCATCGGAAGCATCGTGACCAGCATGGGCTCTGGCGTGCCACCCTCGGCACCCAACAGCTCCAGCTTGTCCCTGCCCACCAATATGACCACCGTCACCATGGCTACACTGATACCCTTGACGACTGTTTCCAG GCCCACAGGGCTCCAGCGGCTCTATAAGTTGTCCTACCTATGGTACAGCGCCCACAACTCCACCACAGTCATCGTGGTGGGCCTGCTTGTCAGTCTGCTCACCG GGGGCATGCGGGGTCGGACCCTGAACCCTGGAACCATTTACCCTGTGTGGCCAAAGCTCCTTGCTCTACTGCCCTTGTCCTGCCAGAAGCGACTGTCCTGCAAAAGCTATAGCCAG GACTCCCCTGTGGGCAGCCCTGTGTGTCCAGAGAAGATGGGCAATGGAATGCTGTGGGGCAGCAGAAACCAGGAGGCCCTGGCTGTGCCGGAGGCAGGCTCCACCCACCAGGGCAGCAGCCCCACCTTCATCCTCCAAGAGACCTCACTGTGA
- the SLC5A6 gene encoding sodium-dependent multivitamin transporter isoform X3 — protein MTAGPGHSVDMMGATSTSAPLELTSKPGVATSTFSVVDYVVFALLLLLSLAIGLYHAYRGWGRQTIGQLLMADRKMGCFPVALSLLATFQSAVAILGVPSEIYTFGTQYWFLGCSYFLGLLIPAHIFIPVFYRLHLTSAYEYLELRFNKAVRICGTVTFIFQMVIYMGVVLYAPSLALNAVTGFDLWLSVLTLGIVCAFYTALGGLKAVIWTDVFQTLVMFLGQLAVIIVGSAKVGGLGHVWEVAAQNGRISGIELDPDPFVRHTFWTLAFGGVFMMLSLYGVNQAQVQRYLSSRTERAAVLSCYAVFPCQQVVLCMGCLIGLVMYAYYQEYPKSAQQAQAAPDQFVLYFVMDILKGLPGLPGLFVACLFSGSLSTISSAFNSLATVTMEDLIRPRFPEFSEAQATRLSKIIAFCYGLFCLGMAYVSSQMGPVLQGAIVGLLAGLLMAFWIGIGSIVTSMGSGVPPSAPNSSSLSLPTNMTTVTMATLIPLTTVSRPTGLQRLYKLSYLWYSAHNSTTVIVVGLLVSLLTGGMRGRTLNPGTIYPVWPKLLALLPLSCQKRLSCKSYSQVDSPVGSPVCPEKMGNGMLWGSRNQEALAVPEAGSTHQGSSPTFILQETSL, from the exons ATGACTGCTGGTCCAGGACACAGTGTGGACATGATGGGGGCAACgagcacctcagcccctcttgagcTAACCTCAAAGCCAGGCGTGGCCACCTCCACCTTCTCCGTTGTGGATTATGTGGTGTtcgccctgctgctgctgctctccctTGCCATTGGGCTCTACCATGCCTACCGTGGCTGGGGCCGCCAAACCATTGGTCAGCTGCTGATGGCCGACCGCAAGATGGGCTGCTTTCCCGTGGCACTGTCCCTGCTGGCCACTTTCCAGTCCGCTGTGGCTATCCTAGGAGTCCCATCGGAAATCTACACATTTGGGACCCAGTATTGGTTCCTGGGCTGCTCCTATTTCCTGGGGCTGCTGATCCCTGCCCACATCTTCATCCCGGTCTTCTACCGGCTGCATCTGACCAGTGCCTATGAG TACCTGGAGCTCCGATTCAATAAAGCGGTGCGGATTTGTGGAACTGTGACCTTCATCTTTCAGATG GTGATCTACATGGGGGTTGTACTCTATGCACCGTCACTGGCCCTCAATGCAG TGACCGGCTTTGATCTGTGGCTCTCGGTGCTGACCCTAGGCATAGTCTGTGCCTTCTACACTGCTCTG GGTGGGCTGAAGGCCGTTATCTGGACAGATGTGTTCCAGACACTGGTCATGTTCCTAGGGCAGCTGGCAGTTATCATCGTGGGCTCAGCTAAGGTGGGCGGTCTGGGGCATGTGTGGGAGGTGGCTGCCCAGAACGGCCGCATCTCTGGCATCGA GCTGGATCCAGACCCTTTCGTACGGCACACCTTCTGGACGCTGGCCTTTGGGGGCGTGTTCATGATGCTCTCCTTGTATGGGGTGAACCAGGCCCAGGTGCAGCGCTACCTCAGCTCCCGCACGGAGAGGGCAGCTGTGCT CTCCTGCTACGCCGTGTTCCCCTGCCAGCAGGTGGTCCTATGCATGGGCTGCCTCATTGGCCTGGTCATGTACGCCTATTACCAGGAATATCCCAAGAGTGCCCAGCAGGCCCAAGCAGCCCCCGATCAG TTTGTCCTGTACTTTGTGATGGATATCCTGAAGGGCCTGCCGGGGCTGCCCGGACTTTTTGTTGCCTGCCTCTTCAGTGGTTCGCTCAG CACCATATCTTCAGCTTTTAATTCACTGGCTACAGTGACGATGGAAGACCTCATTCGACCCAGATTCCCTGAGTTCTCGGAAGCCCAGGCCACCCGGCTTTCCAAGATCATTG CCTTTTGCTACGGACTGTTTTGTCTGGGAATGGCCTATGTTTCCTCCCAAATGGGACCTGTGTTGCAG GGAGCCATAGTGGGCCTGTTGGCGGGACTGCTCATGGCCTTCTGGATCGGCATCGGAAGCATCGTGACCAGCATGGGCTCTGGCGTGCCACCCTCGGCACCCAACAGCTCCAGCTTGTCCCTGCCCACCAATATGACCACCGTCACCATGGCTACACTGATACCCTTGACGACTGTTTCCAG GCCCACAGGGCTCCAGCGGCTCTATAAGTTGTCCTACCTATGGTACAGCGCCCACAACTCCACCACAGTCATCGTGGTGGGCCTGCTTGTCAGTCTGCTCACCG GGGGCATGCGGGGTCGGACCCTGAACCCTGGAACCATTTACCCTGTGTGGCCAAAGCTCCTTGCTCTACTGCCCTTGTCCTGCCAGAAGCGACTGTCCTGCAAAAGCTATAGCCAGGTA GACTCCCCTGTGGGCAGCCCTGTGTGTCCAGAGAAGATGGGCAATGGAATGCTGTGGGGCAGCAGAAACCAGGAGGCCCTGGCTGTGCCGGAGGCAGGCTCCACCCACCAGGGCAGCAGCCCCACCTTCATCCTCCAAGAGACCTCACTGTGA
- the SLC5A6 gene encoding sodium-dependent multivitamin transporter isoform X1 yields the protein MTAGPGHSVDMMGATSTSAPLELTSKPGVATSTFSVVDYVVFALLLLLSLAIGLYHAYRGWGRQTIGQLLMADRKMGCFPVALSLLATFQSAVAILGVPSEIYTFGTQYWFLGCSYFLGLLIPAHIFIPVFYRLHLTSAYEYLELRFNKAVRICGTVTFIFQMVIYMGVVLYAPSLALNAVTGFDLWLSVLTLGIVCAFYTALGGLKAVIWTDVFQTLVMFLGQLAVIIVGSAKVGGLGHVWEVAAQNGRISGIELDPDPFVRHTFWTLAFGGVFMMLSLYGVNQAQVQRYLSSRTERAAVLSCYAVFPCQQVVLCMGCLIGLVMYAYYQEYPKSAQQAQAAPDQFVLYFVMDILKGLPGLPGLFVACLFSGSLSTISSAFNSLATVTMEDLIRPRFPEFSEAQATRLSKIIAFCYGLFCLGMAYVSSQMGPVLQAAISIFGMVGGPLLGLFCLGMFFPCANPLGAIVGLLAGLLMAFWIGIGSIVTSMGSGVPPSAPNSSSLSLPTNMTTVTMATLIPLTTVSRPTGLQRLYKLSYLWYSAHNSTTVIVVGLLVSLLTGGMRGRTLNPGTIYPVWPKLLALLPLSCQKRLSCKSYSQVDSPVGSPVCPEKMGNGMLWGSRNQEALAVPEAGSTHQGSSPTFILQETSL from the exons ATGACTGCTGGTCCAGGACACAGTGTGGACATGATGGGGGCAACgagcacctcagcccctcttgagcTAACCTCAAAGCCAGGCGTGGCCACCTCCACCTTCTCCGTTGTGGATTATGTGGTGTtcgccctgctgctgctgctctccctTGCCATTGGGCTCTACCATGCCTACCGTGGCTGGGGCCGCCAAACCATTGGTCAGCTGCTGATGGCCGACCGCAAGATGGGCTGCTTTCCCGTGGCACTGTCCCTGCTGGCCACTTTCCAGTCCGCTGTGGCTATCCTAGGAGTCCCATCGGAAATCTACACATTTGGGACCCAGTATTGGTTCCTGGGCTGCTCCTATTTCCTGGGGCTGCTGATCCCTGCCCACATCTTCATCCCGGTCTTCTACCGGCTGCATCTGACCAGTGCCTATGAG TACCTGGAGCTCCGATTCAATAAAGCGGTGCGGATTTGTGGAACTGTGACCTTCATCTTTCAGATG GTGATCTACATGGGGGTTGTACTCTATGCACCGTCACTGGCCCTCAATGCAG TGACCGGCTTTGATCTGTGGCTCTCGGTGCTGACCCTAGGCATAGTCTGTGCCTTCTACACTGCTCTG GGTGGGCTGAAGGCCGTTATCTGGACAGATGTGTTCCAGACACTGGTCATGTTCCTAGGGCAGCTGGCAGTTATCATCGTGGGCTCAGCTAAGGTGGGCGGTCTGGGGCATGTGTGGGAGGTGGCTGCCCAGAACGGCCGCATCTCTGGCATCGA GCTGGATCCAGACCCTTTCGTACGGCACACCTTCTGGACGCTGGCCTTTGGGGGCGTGTTCATGATGCTCTCCTTGTATGGGGTGAACCAGGCCCAGGTGCAGCGCTACCTCAGCTCCCGCACGGAGAGGGCAGCTGTGCT CTCCTGCTACGCCGTGTTCCCCTGCCAGCAGGTGGTCCTATGCATGGGCTGCCTCATTGGCCTGGTCATGTACGCCTATTACCAGGAATATCCCAAGAGTGCCCAGCAGGCCCAAGCAGCCCCCGATCAG TTTGTCCTGTACTTTGTGATGGATATCCTGAAGGGCCTGCCGGGGCTGCCCGGACTTTTTGTTGCCTGCCTCTTCAGTGGTTCGCTCAG CACCATATCTTCAGCTTTTAATTCACTGGCTACAGTGACGATGGAAGACCTCATTCGACCCAGATTCCCTGAGTTCTCGGAAGCCCAGGCCACCCGGCTTTCCAAGATCATTG CCTTTTGCTACGGACTGTTTTGTCTGGGAATGGCCTATGTTTCCTCCCAAATGGGACCTGTGTTGCAG GCAGCAATCAGCATCTTTGGCATGGTCGGGGGGCCGCTGCTCGGACTCTTTTGTCTTGGGATGTTCTTTCCTTGTGCCAACCCCTTG GGAGCCATAGTGGGCCTGTTGGCGGGACTGCTCATGGCCTTCTGGATCGGCATCGGAAGCATCGTGACCAGCATGGGCTCTGGCGTGCCACCCTCGGCACCCAACAGCTCCAGCTTGTCCCTGCCCACCAATATGACCACCGTCACCATGGCTACACTGATACCCTTGACGACTGTTTCCAG GCCCACAGGGCTCCAGCGGCTCTATAAGTTGTCCTACCTATGGTACAGCGCCCACAACTCCACCACAGTCATCGTGGTGGGCCTGCTTGTCAGTCTGCTCACCG GGGGCATGCGGGGTCGGACCCTGAACCCTGGAACCATTTACCCTGTGTGGCCAAAGCTCCTTGCTCTACTGCCCTTGTCCTGCCAGAAGCGACTGTCCTGCAAAAGCTATAGCCAGGTA GACTCCCCTGTGGGCAGCCCTGTGTGTCCAGAGAAGATGGGCAATGGAATGCTGTGGGGCAGCAGAAACCAGGAGGCCCTGGCTGTGCCGGAGGCAGGCTCCACCCACCAGGGCAGCAGCCCCACCTTCATCCTCCAAGAGACCTCACTGTGA